Proteins encoded by one window of Cylindrospermum stagnale PCC 7417:
- the lpdA gene encoding dihydrolipoyl dehydrogenase, giving the protein MSPGFDYDLVIIGAGVGGHGAALHAVSCGLKTAIIEAADMGGTCVNRGCIPSKALLAASGRVRELRNAHHLKSLGIQVGSVEFDRQAIANHAGNLVSKIQGDLTNSLKRLGVDIIRGWGKVAGSQKVTITTDNKEKTITAKDIILSPGSVPFVPPGIEVDGKTVFTSDQGVKLESLPNWVAIIGSGYIGLEFSDIYSALGCEITMIEALDQLMPGFDRDIAKLAERVLITSRDIETKVGIYAKRIIPGSPVVIELANFQTKEDVEVLEVDACLVATGRIPATQNLGLDSVGVELDRRNYIPVNDSMAVLSAGEIVPHLWAIGDANGKMMLAHAASAQGIVAVDNIIGRERQIDYRSIPAAAFTHPEISYVGLTETAAKELGLAEGFEIATSKSYFKGNSKALAENEADGIAKVIYRKDTGEVLGVHIFGLHASDLIHEASAAIANRLAVHHLANLVHAHPTLSEVLDEAYKRAFAS; this is encoded by the coding sequence GTGAGTCCTGGATTTGATTACGATTTAGTGATTATAGGCGCTGGCGTAGGCGGCCATGGCGCAGCTTTACACGCTGTAAGCTGCGGACTGAAAACAGCGATTATTGAAGCAGCAGACATGGGGGGAACCTGTGTTAATCGGGGCTGCATTCCTTCTAAAGCACTGCTGGCGGCATCTGGACGTGTGCGGGAGTTACGCAATGCCCACCACCTCAAGTCGCTAGGAATTCAAGTCGGTAGTGTGGAATTTGATCGCCAAGCGATCGCCAATCATGCAGGCAATCTCGTCTCAAAAATTCAAGGCGACTTAACCAACAGCCTCAAACGTTTGGGAGTCGATATTATCCGGGGTTGGGGGAAAGTAGCTGGGTCCCAAAAAGTCACCATCACTACAGACAACAAAGAAAAAACCATTACAGCCAAAGACATAATCCTTTCACCCGGTTCTGTCCCCTTCGTTCCCCCAGGAATTGAAGTAGACGGCAAAACTGTCTTCACCAGCGACCAAGGTGTAAAGTTGGAATCTCTACCAAACTGGGTAGCAATTATTGGCAGTGGTTACATCGGCTTGGAATTTTCTGATATTTACTCAGCTTTGGGCTGTGAAATCACGATGATTGAAGCCCTAGATCAGTTAATGCCAGGATTTGACCGCGATATTGCCAAACTTGCCGAACGGGTGCTGATTACCTCCCGCGACATCGAAACCAAAGTCGGGATCTACGCCAAACGAATTATTCCCGGTTCACCAGTGGTAATCGAGTTGGCAAATTTCCAAACCAAAGAAGATGTCGAAGTTTTGGAAGTGGATGCTTGCCTAGTCGCCACAGGACGCATCCCCGCTACCCAAAATCTTGGTTTAGATTCTGTGGGCGTAGAACTTGACCGTCGGAATTATATCCCTGTTAACGACAGCATGGCAGTGCTGTCAGCAGGTGAAATCGTACCCCATCTCTGGGCAATTGGCGATGCTAATGGCAAAATGATGCTAGCTCACGCCGCCTCGGCCCAAGGCATCGTTGCCGTAGACAATATCATCGGGCGGGAACGACAAATAGACTATCGCAGCATTCCAGCCGCCGCCTTTACCCACCCAGAAATCAGTTATGTAGGCTTAACAGAAACAGCAGCCAAGGAGTTGGGTTTAGCCGAGGGATTTGAAATTGCCACCAGTAAGAGTTACTTCAAAGGTAATTCCAAGGCCCTGGCAGAAAATGAAGCCGACGGTATAGCTAAGGTAATTTACCGCAAAGACACAGGCGAAGTCTTGGGCGTCCACATTTTTGGACTCCACGCCTCAGACTTAATTCACGAAGCCTCAGCAGCAATTGCCAACCGTCTAGCTGTTCACCACCTCGCCAATTTGGTTCACGCTCACCCGACACTTTCAGAAGTGCTAGACGAAGCTTATAAACGTGCTTTCGCTAGTTAG
- the trpC gene encoding indole-3-glycerol phosphate synthase TrpC: MQIRRRSPSQAIDVSILRYQIALPDSAPRNILEEIVWQKEIEVAQMREKLPLHELQKKLPSAPPTRDFVAALRPGKTKPALIAEVKKASPSKGIFRPDFDPVAIALSYQQGGASCLSVLTDVKFFQGSFENLSLVRAAVDLPLLCKDFVIYPYQMYWARIHGADAVLLIAAILSDQDLQYFVKIANKLNMASLIEVHSLAELDRVLALDGVSLVGINNRNLEDFSVDLQTTCQLLADRNKQLQERNILVVSESGLHHPEDINLVDKAGASAVLIGESLVKQPDPSVGITNLFGKSSSPA; encoded by the coding sequence ATGCAAATCCGTCGTCGTTCGCCGAGCCAAGCTATTGATGTTTCCATATTGCGCTATCAGATTGCCCTGCCAGATTCAGCACCCAGAAATATTTTGGAAGAAATTGTGTGGCAAAAAGAAATAGAAGTTGCCCAAATGCGGGAAAAGCTGCCTTTGCATGAATTACAGAAAAAGTTACCCTCAGCACCACCAACCCGTGATTTTGTGGCGGCTCTACGTCCAGGTAAAACCAAACCAGCGCTGATTGCAGAAGTGAAAAAAGCTTCTCCCAGCAAAGGGATTTTCCGCCCAGATTTTGACCCAGTAGCGATCGCTTTATCCTACCAACAAGGTGGCGCCAGTTGTCTCTCCGTACTGACAGATGTCAAATTCTTTCAAGGTAGCTTTGAAAACTTATCCCTAGTTCGCGCTGCCGTAGATTTGCCCCTACTGTGTAAAGATTTTGTCATCTATCCTTACCAGATGTATTGGGCGCGAATTCATGGTGCAGATGCCGTTTTGTTAATTGCAGCCATCCTCAGCGATCAAGATTTGCAGTACTTCGTCAAAATTGCCAACAAACTAAACATGGCTTCGTTGATTGAAGTCCACAGCTTGGCAGAACTTGACCGAGTATTAGCCTTAGATGGTGTCTCTTTAGTGGGAATCAATAATCGCAACTTAGAAGATTTCTCAGTTGACTTGCAAACTACTTGTCAACTACTCGCCGATAGGAATAAACAGTTGCAAGAACGCAACATTTTAGTAGTTAGTGAGTCAGGACTGCATCACCCAGAAGATATCAATTTAGTAGACAAAGCAGGTGCATCCGCTGTACTTATTGGTGAATCCTTAGTAAAACAACCAGACCCCAGCGTAGGGATTACTAATCTCTTCGGCAAATCTTCTTCCCCTGCTTAA
- a CDS encoding DUF5340 domain-containing protein has protein sequence MEQIPLPSPIHYELILQLLERQTMLAVGQNPDLRHQVNQLIITMRKAAVQQKRLEEICQGSSMTVDHRWSINHHKAEKVITPD, from the coding sequence ATGGAGCAAATCCCTTTACCTTCACCTATCCACTACGAACTTATACTTCAACTCTTAGAAAGACAAACCATGTTAGCAGTAGGTCAAAATCCAGATTTACGGCATCAGGTGAATCAGCTAATTATCACCATGCGAAAAGCTGCGGTGCAACAAAAGCGACTAGAAGAAATTTGCCAGGGTTCCTCCATGACAGTTGACCATCGTTGGTCGATTAACCATCACAAGGCAGAAAAAGTCATTACCCCCGATTGA
- a CDS encoding pyridoxal-phosphate-dependent aminotransferase family protein — protein MDNKLMLMIPGPTPVPEAALLALAKHPIGHRTSEFSNIMAEVTENLKWLHQTQHDVQMLNVSGTGAVEAGIINFLSPGDRILVGSNGKFGERWVEVGEAFGLNVETVTAEWGKPLDPAQFAEKLAADKDKQIKAVIITHSETSTGVINDLEAINRHVKAHGEALIIVDAVTSLGAFNVPVDAWGLDVVASGSQKGYMIPPGLGFVSVSPKAWEAYKTAKLPKYYLDLGKYRKATPKNTTPFTPPVNLIVALHTTLGMMKAEGLESIFTRHQRLKNATRAGIQGMNLPLFAADDAASPAITAVAPQGIESDKIRSLMKKRFDIALAGGQDHLSNKIFRIGHLGFVSDRDILSCIASLEVVLLELGYEGFTPGGGVAAAARVLSQS, from the coding sequence ATGGACAATAAGCTGATGCTAATGATTCCTGGCCCCACTCCGGTGCCAGAAGCTGCCCTACTGGCATTAGCCAAACACCCGATTGGACACCGCACCAGTGAATTTAGCAACATAATGGCGGAGGTGACAGAAAACCTCAAATGGTTGCACCAAACTCAACATGATGTACAGATGCTGAATGTCAGCGGTACCGGTGCTGTGGAAGCTGGGATAATTAATTTTCTCTCTCCAGGCGATCGCATTTTAGTTGGTTCTAACGGTAAGTTTGGTGAACGCTGGGTAGAAGTTGGTGAAGCCTTTGGTTTGAATGTCGAAACAGTGACGGCTGAATGGGGAAAACCCTTAGACCCAGCGCAGTTCGCCGAAAAACTAGCAGCTGATAAAGATAAGCAAATCAAAGCCGTGATCATCACCCACAGCGAAACCTCAACAGGTGTGATCAATGACCTGGAAGCAATCAACCGCCACGTCAAAGCCCACGGTGAAGCCCTAATAATTGTTGACGCTGTCACTAGCTTGGGTGCGTTTAACGTGCCTGTGGATGCTTGGGGTTTAGATGTCGTCGCCTCTGGTTCCCAAAAAGGCTACATGATACCCCCTGGATTGGGCTTTGTTTCTGTCAGCCCCAAAGCTTGGGAAGCTTACAAAACTGCAAAGTTGCCGAAATATTATCTAGATTTAGGCAAATACCGCAAAGCCACACCAAAAAATACTACCCCCTTTACACCACCAGTCAACTTGATCGTAGCGCTGCACACCACCTTAGGCATGATGAAAGCTGAAGGTTTGGAGTCAATATTTACTCGCCACCAGCGACTTAAGAATGCTACCCGCGCCGGGATTCAAGGGATGAATTTGCCCTTGTTTGCCGCAGATGATGCCGCCAGTCCAGCAATTACCGCTGTCGCACCCCAAGGAATCGAATCAGATAAGATTCGGTCGTTGATGAAAAAACGCTTTGATATTGCCCTCGCCGGCGGTCAAGACCATTTGTCAAACAAGATTTTCCGCATTGGTCACTTGGGTTTTGTGAGCGATCGCGATATCCTAAGCTGCATAGCATCCCTAGAAGTAGTCCTTTTAGAACTTGGCTATGAAGGCTTCACCCCTGGAGGTGGTGTAGCAGCAGCAGCTAGAGTATTGAGTCAGTCCTGA